GGTGGGCCAAACGACCTTGCGGACTTCCTTGTACGAATCCTTGGCAAACGCGATGAGGCTCTTGCCAGGTGCGGACATCAGCCCGACGGCCACGCCAGCGATGATACCTACCGCCAAAGCGGCACCGCGGACATACCACTGCTGGTTGGCCAGCCAGAAGAAGCCCACGAATCCGGCCAAGACCAGCAATACGCCCAGGGCCAGCATCAGCTTATCGCCGGAGGTATTTACAGTTTCGACGGATGGATTCGCCATAACACCTTAAAA
This window of the Burkholderia cepacia GG4 genome carries:
- the secE gene encoding preprotein translocase subunit SecE; amino-acid sequence: MANPSVETVNTSGDKLMLALGVLLVLAGFVGFFWLANQQWYVRGAALAVGIIAGVAVGLMSAPGKSLIAFAKDSYKEVRKVVWPTRKEATQTTLVVFGFVLVMAIFLWLSDKSIEWVIFSAILGWK